The following are encoded in a window of Kitasatospora fiedleri genomic DNA:
- a CDS encoding ATP-binding cassette domain-containing protein, which yields MTAAPAERAMTRPSDPGPAAGSSPGPVVGSSPGPAASSPGPVVGSSPGPGPAVGRPVLELRGAAARAGGRTLWSDVELTAREGEFTAVLGPNGVGKSTLVKLLLGAVPAAAGEVRVPERTAIGYLPQRRTFDAGVRIRGTDLVRLGLDGHRWGVPLPGLRAATRARRRLARQRVDEAIELTGATGYARRPVGQCSGGEQQRLLLAQALVTRPRLLLLDEPLDSLDLPNQSAVAALLGRICRESGVCVVMVAHDVNPILHHLDRVVYLAEGRAVSGPPAEVITSATLSRLYGAPVEVLRTGDGRLVVVGVPEDCRSCGPCC from the coding sequence GTGACCGCCGCACCCGCCGAGCGCGCCATGACCCGCCCGTCCGACCCCGGCCCCGCCGCCGGAAGCAGCCCCGGCCCCGTCGTCGGAAGCAGCCCCGGCCCCGCCGCAAGCAGCCCCGGCCCCGTCGTCGGAAGCAGCCCCGGCCCCGGCCCCGCCGTCGGCCGGCCCGTGCTCGAACTGCGCGGCGCCGCCGCCCGGGCCGGTGGGCGCACCCTCTGGTCCGACGTCGAACTCACCGCCCGGGAAGGGGAGTTCACTGCCGTTCTCGGACCCAACGGGGTCGGCAAGTCCACCCTGGTCAAGCTGCTGCTCGGCGCGGTGCCGGCCGCCGCCGGAGAGGTCCGCGTCCCGGAGCGCACCGCCATCGGCTACCTGCCGCAGCGCCGCACCTTCGACGCGGGCGTCCGAATCCGCGGCACCGACCTCGTCCGCCTCGGCCTCGACGGCCACCGCTGGGGCGTCCCGCTCCCCGGCCTGCGCGCCGCCACCCGGGCCCGCCGCCGCCTCGCCCGTCAACGCGTCGACGAGGCCATCGAGTTGACCGGCGCCACCGGCTACGCCCGACGGCCGGTCGGCCAGTGCTCCGGCGGCGAGCAGCAGCGCCTGCTGCTCGCCCAGGCACTCGTCACCCGCCCCCGGCTGCTGCTGCTCGACGAACCGCTCGACAGCCTCGACCTGCCCAACCAGAGTGCCGTCGCCGCGCTGCTCGGCCGGATCTGCCGGGAGAGCGGGGTGTGCGTCGTCATGGTCGCCCACGACGTCAACCCGATCCTGCACCACCTCGACCGGGTGGTGTACCTCGCCGAGGGCCGGGCCGTCTCCGGCCCGCCGGCCGAGGTGATCACCTCCGCCACCCTCAGCCGCCTGTACGGCGCCCCCGTCGAGGTGCTGCGCACCGGGGACGGCCGACTGGTCGTGGTCGGCGTGCCCGAGGACTGCCGGAGCTGTGGCCCGTGCTGCTAG
- a CDS encoding metal ABC transporter permease produces MLLADTAAPAFSWNLAADLREMWSYLFMVNAFRAGAVVAVVASAAGWFMVLRRQTFAGHTLSVVAFPGAALATLLGLPVPLGYLGACTAAALGLALLRDSGRAGAAQESAATGTVQAFALACGFLFVTLYKGLLGGPQALLFGTFLGITTGQVVLLTAVGAAVLLALALIARPLLFATLDPDVAAARGVPVRLLGAAFLLLLGTATAEAGQITGSLLVFALLVMPAATAQVLTARPVLGLLLSAVIGLAACWLGLFAAYYQPYPLGFFVTTFAFAGYLLAHLGRALHTALGRTRGPLPTGAPA; encoded by the coding sequence GTGCTGCTAGCCGACACCGCCGCACCGGCCTTCTCCTGGAACCTCGCCGCCGACCTCCGGGAGATGTGGTCCTACCTCTTCATGGTCAACGCGTTCCGGGCCGGGGCCGTGGTCGCCGTGGTCGCGTCCGCCGCCGGCTGGTTCATGGTGCTGCGCCGGCAGACCTTCGCCGGGCACACCCTGTCCGTGGTGGCCTTCCCCGGCGCCGCGCTCGCCACCCTGCTCGGCCTGCCCGTCCCGCTCGGCTACCTCGGCGCCTGCACGGCCGCCGCCCTCGGCCTCGCCCTGCTGCGCGACAGCGGCCGGGCCGGGGCGGCGCAGGAGTCCGCGGCCACCGGCACCGTGCAGGCGTTCGCCCTGGCCTGCGGCTTCCTCTTCGTCACCCTCTACAAGGGGCTGCTCGGCGGCCCGCAGGCCCTGCTGTTCGGGACCTTCCTGGGCATCACCACCGGCCAGGTCGTGCTGCTCACCGCGGTCGGCGCGGCCGTCCTGCTGGCACTGGCCCTGATCGCCCGGCCGCTGCTGTTCGCCACCCTCGACCCGGACGTCGCCGCCGCCCGCGGCGTCCCCGTCCGGCTGCTCGGCGCCGCCTTCCTGCTCCTGCTGGGCACCGCGACGGCCGAGGCCGGGCAGATCACCGGCAGCCTGCTGGTCTTCGCCCTGCTGGTGATGCCCGCCGCCACCGCCCAGGTGCTGACCGCCCGGCCCGTCCTCGGCCTGCTGCTGAGCGCCGTGATCGGCCTCGCGGCCTGCTGGCTCGGCCTGTTCGCCGCCTACTACCAGCCCTACCCGCTCGGCTTCTTCGTCACCACCTTCGCCTTCGCCGGCTACCTGCTGGCCCACCTCGGCCGCGCCCTGCACACCGCCCTCGGCCGCACCCGCGGCCCGCTGCCCACCGGAGCACCGGCATGA
- a CDS encoding metal ABC transporter permease has translation MNALHQPFFQHALLAGTAIALASGLVGYFLVLRAQTFTGDTLSHVAFTGAMAALAGGYDLRLGLFAATVGAALLLGALGRRGRPDDVVIGTLFSWVLGLGTFFLTLYATHRGADRGNAGISVLFGSVYGLDGARAATAAAIAAVIAAAVLLIARPLLFATLDEAVAAARGVRTGTLGLVFLALVGACAAEATQAVGSLLLLGLLAAPAGTAVRLTDRPYRALGLSAALAVLEMWAGLALSVTVPRLPPSFSIMAVATACYAAALLVRPQARLRPAVPPAVRPAVPPAAR, from the coding sequence ATGAACGCCCTCCACCAGCCCTTCTTCCAGCACGCCCTGCTGGCCGGCACCGCGATCGCCCTCGCCTCCGGCCTGGTCGGGTACTTCCTGGTGCTGCGCGCCCAGACCTTCACCGGCGACACCCTCAGCCACGTCGCCTTCACCGGCGCCATGGCCGCCCTCGCCGGCGGCTACGACCTGCGACTCGGCCTGTTCGCCGCCACGGTCGGCGCCGCCCTGCTGCTCGGCGCGCTCGGCCGCCGGGGCCGACCCGACGACGTGGTCATCGGCACCCTGTTCTCCTGGGTCCTCGGTCTCGGCACCTTCTTCCTCACCCTGTACGCGACCCACCGCGGCGCCGACCGGGGCAACGCCGGGATCAGCGTCCTGTTCGGCTCCGTCTACGGCCTGGACGGCGCCCGGGCCGCCACCGCCGCCGCGATCGCGGCCGTCATCGCCGCGGCCGTCCTGCTGATCGCCCGCCCGCTGCTGTTCGCCACCCTCGACGAAGCCGTCGCCGCCGCCCGCGGCGTGCGCACCGGCACGCTCGGCCTGGTCTTCCTCGCGCTGGTCGGCGCCTGCGCGGCCGAGGCCACCCAGGCGGTCGGCTCGCTGCTCCTGCTCGGACTGCTCGCCGCGCCCGCCGGCACCGCCGTCCGGCTCACCGACCGCCCCTACCGGGCGCTCGGCCTCTCCGCCGCCCTCGCCGTCCTGGAGATGTGGGCCGGACTCGCCCTCTCCGTCACGGTGCCCCGACTGCCGCCCAGCTTCAGCATCATGGCGGTCGCCACCGCCTGCTACGCCGCCGCGCTGCTGGTCCGCCCGCAGGCCCGGCTCCGTCCGGCGGTCCCTCCGGCGGTCCGTCCGGCGGTCCCTCCGGCCGCGCGCTGA
- a CDS encoding DUF5994 family protein, with amino-acid sequence MTAMLDRATTPTALESTPRFSLAPQGVRPGRLDGARWPRSRDLLLELPSLAAELDRRWGRVTRITVNPAQWPVIPRRIPVTGHTVHAGWFTVEQDEHLIRVCSYTPRRLDLLVVPPETDPADAARLMAAAADPTGTRTASTLLAASAQPGDDPAGAAARSGFLPSAAGPADGAGAAGERAEVARDRAAAWPGRA; translated from the coding sequence ATGACCGCGATGCTCGATCGTGCGACGACGCCCACCGCTCTGGAATCCACCCCACGGTTCTCCCTCGCCCCCCAGGGCGTCCGGCCCGGTCGGCTGGACGGGGCCCGGTGGCCCCGGTCGCGGGACCTCCTCCTCGAACTGCCCTCCCTGGCCGCCGAACTCGACCGGCGGTGGGGCCGGGTCACCCGGATCACCGTCAACCCCGCACAGTGGCCCGTCATCCCCCGGCGCATCCCGGTCACCGGGCACACCGTCCACGCGGGCTGGTTCACCGTCGAGCAGGACGAGCACCTGATCAGGGTCTGCTCGTACACCCCGCGCAGGCTGGACCTGCTGGTCGTCCCGCCGGAGACGGACCCCGCCGACGCGGCCCGGCTGATGGCCGCGGCGGCCGACCCGACCGGCACCCGGACGGCGAGCACACTGCTCGCCGCGTCCGCGCAGCCGGGTGACGACCCGGCGGGGGCGGCGGCCCGTTCCGGCTTCCTGCCGTCGGCCGCCGGGCCCGCCGACGGAGCCGGCGCGGCCGGGGAACGGGCCGAGGTCGCCCGCGACCGGGCCGCCGCCTGGCCCGGACGGGCGTGA
- a CDS encoding DUF6131 family protein — protein MITLGVILLVIGFIAGIPVLWTIGIILAVIGLGLVLAGALGHEIAGRRHYW, from the coding sequence ATGATCACCCTCGGAGTCATCCTCCTCGTCATCGGCTTCATCGCCGGCATCCCGGTCCTGTGGACCATCGGCATCATCCTCGCGGTCATCGGCCTCGGCCTGGTGCTCGCGGGCGCGCTCGGGCACGAGATCGCCGGCCGCCGTCACTACTGGTGA
- a CDS encoding WHG domain-containing protein: MAVSEAPAPAREVEPPAVERLSLERVLGCALEIVDRDGVDKLSMRRLARALGRDPMSLYRHAPNKAALLDGVADTLLRRLTVDADDPDWSGQLRAFARGYRRLALDHPNAVPLLVTRPLATPLALRPAGTLRPLEAILALLVRAGFTGTAALHAYRSLIGLLHGHVLNELQELVDNPDETDALLRLGLYRLPIREFPVLRGLAPELARYDGAAELERGLDLLLPGLAAEPP, from the coding sequence ATGGCCGTTTCCGAGGCTCCCGCCCCCGCGCGGGAGGTCGAACCACCCGCCGTGGAGCGGCTCAGCCTGGAGCGGGTGCTGGGCTGCGCGCTGGAGATCGTCGACCGGGACGGCGTCGACAAGCTGTCGATGCGGCGGCTGGCCCGGGCCCTCGGGCGCGATCCGATGAGCCTGTACCGGCACGCCCCCAACAAGGCCGCCCTCCTCGACGGCGTCGCCGACACGCTGCTGCGCCGGCTCACCGTCGACGCCGACGACCCCGACTGGAGCGGCCAGTTGCGCGCCTTCGCCCGCGGCTACCGCCGACTCGCCCTCGACCACCCCAACGCCGTCCCCCTGCTGGTCACCCGCCCCCTCGCCACGCCGCTCGCGCTGCGGCCCGCCGGCACCCTCCGCCCGCTCGAAGCCATCCTCGCCCTGCTCGTCAGGGCGGGCTTCACGGGCACCGCCGCCCTGCACGCCTACCGCTCCCTGATCGGGCTGCTGCACGGCCACGTCCTCAACGAGCTGCAGGAACTCGTCGACAACCCCGACGAGACCGACGCCCTGCTCCGGCTGGGCCTGTACCGGCTCCCGATCCGCGAGTTCCCCGTCCTGCGCGGCCTCGCCCCCGAACTCGCCCGCTACGACGGGGCCGCCGAACTCGAACGCGGCCTCGACCTCCTCCTCCCCGGCCTCGCCGCCGAACCGCCCTGA
- a CDS encoding winged helix-turn-helix transcriptional regulator, translated as MRDPAEDVFLADCPARLAIEIIADKWAVVVLFALSRRPCRHGELVDLIGGVSRKVLTQTLRRLQGYGLVERRAYAEAPPRVEYRLTALGTTLVEPIAALTDWARAHGEAVVNFQEATENGPAADA; from the coding sequence GTGCGCGACCCCGCGGAGGACGTCTTCCTCGCCGACTGCCCGGCCCGGCTGGCCATCGAGATCATCGCCGACAAGTGGGCGGTGGTCGTCCTGTTCGCGCTCAGCCGCCGACCGTGCCGGCACGGCGAACTCGTCGACCTGATCGGCGGCGTCTCGCGCAAGGTGCTCACCCAGACGCTGCGCAGGCTGCAGGGCTACGGCCTGGTCGAGCGCCGCGCGTACGCCGAGGCCCCGCCACGGGTCGAGTACCGGCTGACCGCACTCGGCACGACCCTCGTCGAGCCGATCGCCGCCCTGACGGACTGGGCGCGGGCGCACGGGGAGGCCGTCGTCAACTTCCAGGAGGCCACGGAGAACGGACCGGCGGCCGACGCCTGA
- a CDS encoding alpha/beta hydrolase → MSTPRTETYVLVHGAWHNGRVWDRVAPLLTRAGHRVLAPSLTGHGERKHLLGPEVGLDTHVADITGLILAEDLTDVVLVGHSYAGMVTSAVADRLPDRIAALVHIDAMVPADGESALDIMPVTEHLLELAAGTDTPWRIPPLPELPPPAGLFGVTDPADAAWLRTLLSDESARCFRQPVRLTDPAADAIPRTHIHCVGSVPEGVVRRPVPATQPNGTPSRVWQLRSGHDCMVTVPDQLAELLLKVVHGSEEPQPA, encoded by the coding sequence ATGAGTACACCGCGAACGGAAACCTACGTCCTCGTCCACGGCGCCTGGCACAACGGGCGCGTCTGGGACCGGGTGGCACCCCTGCTGACCCGGGCCGGGCACCGCGTCCTCGCCCCCTCGCTCACCGGCCACGGCGAGCGGAAGCACCTGCTCGGCCCGGAGGTCGGGCTCGACACCCACGTCGCCGACATCACCGGCCTGATACTGGCGGAGGACCTCACCGACGTGGTGCTGGTCGGGCACAGCTACGCGGGAATGGTCACGTCCGCCGTGGCCGACCGGCTCCCGGACCGGATCGCCGCACTGGTCCACATCGACGCGATGGTCCCGGCCGACGGCGAGAGCGCGCTCGACATCATGCCCGTGACCGAGCACCTGCTCGAACTCGCCGCCGGCACCGACACCCCCTGGCGCATCCCGCCGCTGCCGGAACTGCCGCCGCCCGCCGGCCTGTTCGGCGTCACCGACCCGGCGGACGCGGCCTGGCTGCGCACCCTGCTCTCCGACGAGTCCGCGCGCTGCTTCCGGCAGCCGGTCCGGCTGACCGACCCGGCCGCGGACGCCATCCCCCGGACCCACATCCACTGCGTCGGCAGCGTGCCGGAGGGCGTCGTCCGCCGCCCCGTCCCCGCGACGCAGCCCAACGGCACCCCGTCGCGGGTGTGGCAGCTGCGGAGCGGCCACGACTGCATGGTCACCGTGCCGGACCAACTGGCCGAACTCCTGCTGAAGGTCGTCCACGGCAGCGAGGAACCGCAGCCCGCCTGA
- a CDS encoding lytic polysaccharide monooxygenase, translated as MSRRKTPSIVAALATAAATICALLLGLPSAHAHGVAIVPGSRTYLCYQDGLTGTGALTPTNPACKAAVAQSGTTPLYNWFAVLDSNANGRGQGYVPDGTLCSAGNKSPYDFSAYNAARDDWPKTHLTSGAAIEVDYSNWAAHPGEFRIYLTRQGWSPTTPLAWADLGLLTTVSNPPQVGTPGTDGGHYRWNMTLPSGRSGPAEMFIQWVRSDSQENFFSCSDLVFDGGNGEVTGIHLPTSPSSPSPSPSPSASPSSSPSSSPSSPGNSPSPSPSSSPSSSPTGPMSSSGCMATYSVVSSWNGGFQAAVEVMNHNTSPINSWTLQWQTGAGTTITSLWNGALTTSGSSVTVKNAAYNGTVAAGSSTTLGFTANSTGNNFPTGSLSCTAA; from the coding sequence ATGTCACGACGCAAGACCCCATCGATCGTCGCGGCCCTCGCAACCGCGGCCGCGACGATCTGCGCGCTGCTGCTGGGGCTGCCCTCGGCGCACGCGCACGGCGTGGCGATCGTGCCCGGCTCGCGCACGTACCTGTGCTACCAGGACGGGCTCACCGGGACCGGTGCGCTGACGCCGACCAACCCGGCCTGCAAGGCCGCCGTCGCGCAGAGCGGGACGACCCCGCTCTACAACTGGTTCGCGGTGCTGGACTCCAACGCGAACGGACGCGGCCAGGGCTACGTCCCGGACGGCACCCTGTGCAGCGCCGGCAACAAGTCCCCCTACGACTTCTCCGCCTACAACGCGGCCCGGGACGACTGGCCCAAGACGCACCTCACCTCCGGTGCCGCGATCGAGGTCGACTACTCCAACTGGGCCGCCCACCCGGGTGAGTTCAGGATCTACCTGACCAGGCAGGGCTGGTCCCCGACCACCCCGCTGGCCTGGGCCGACCTGGGCCTGCTCACCACCGTCTCCAACCCGCCGCAGGTGGGCACCCCCGGGACCGACGGCGGCCACTACCGCTGGAACATGACCCTCCCGTCGGGGCGCAGCGGCCCCGCCGAGATGTTCATCCAGTGGGTGCGCTCGGACAGCCAGGAGAACTTCTTCTCCTGCTCCGACCTGGTCTTCGACGGCGGCAACGGCGAGGTGACCGGCATCCACCTGCCGACCTCCCCGTCCTCCCCGTCGCCCTCGCCCTCCCCGTCCGCGTCCCCGTCCTCCTCTCCGTCGTCCTCTCCGTCCTCCCCGGGCAACTCCCCCTCCCCGAGCCCCTCGTCCTCCCCGAGCAGCTCGCCCACCGGTCCGATGTCGAGCAGCGGCTGCATGGCGACGTACAGCGTCGTCAGCTCCTGGAACGGCGGCTTCCAGGCCGCGGTCGAGGTGATGAACCACAACACCTCGCCGATCAACTCCTGGACGCTCCAGTGGCAGACGGGCGCCGGCACCACGATCACCAGCCTGTGGAACGGTGCGCTGACCACCTCGGGCAGCAGCGTGACGGTGAAGAACGCCGCCTACAACGGCACCGTCGCGGCGGGCTCCAGCACCACCCTCGGCTTCACCGCCAACTCCACCGGCAACAACTTCCCGACCGGCTCCCTCTCCTGCACCGCCGCCTGA
- a CDS encoding cellulose-binding domain-containing protein, producing the protein MVRSDASVRGGRRGREVVFAVCTVLAVALGLLAGLGQRPAPAWGAGGGACQVSWTGNQWTGGFTAQVSITNTGAAVSSWTLTWTFAAGQQVTSGWNAQVSQSGTAVTASSLSYNGSVAAGGSVAFGLQGTWSGGNPTPTDFAFNGSSCQGGSATASPTPTPTPTPTPSPSPSPTPSPTASSGGGTGCSAAVVCSGFEDQSGSSLGGDWTVAAPDCSGAGTVTVDTTVAHGGSRSLRIDGRAGYCNHVFAATTKNVSAVGPVVYGRYWVRHTTALPADHIAMVTMEDAANGNKHLRLGGQNGALQWNRESDDATLPAQSPVGVAQSVPLPVNQWSCVRFAVDTTRQSMDTWLNDRQVPGLHDDGVPTADIDQQWLTRTTAPRPTTLDLGWESYGNGADTLWYDDVALGSAPIAC; encoded by the coding sequence ATGGTGCGAAGTGACGCGAGCGTGCGCGGCGGTCGGCGCGGCCGGGAGGTGGTGTTCGCCGTGTGCACGGTGCTCGCGGTGGCCCTCGGACTGCTGGCCGGGCTCGGCCAGCGTCCGGCCCCGGCCTGGGGCGCGGGCGGCGGGGCCTGCCAGGTCTCGTGGACGGGCAACCAGTGGACCGGCGGCTTCACCGCCCAGGTGTCGATCACCAACACGGGCGCTGCGGTGAGCAGTTGGACGCTGACCTGGACGTTCGCGGCCGGTCAGCAGGTGACCTCGGGGTGGAACGCGCAGGTGAGCCAGAGCGGCACGGCCGTCACGGCGAGCAGCCTGAGCTACAACGGGTCGGTGGCCGCCGGGGGTTCGGTGGCCTTCGGGTTGCAGGGCACCTGGTCGGGCGGCAACCCGACCCCGACCGACTTCGCCTTCAACGGCTCCTCCTGCCAAGGGGGTTCGGCCACCGCGTCTCCGACCCCGACCCCGACCCCGACCCCGACCCCCAGCCCCAGCCCCAGCCCCACCCCCTCGCCCACGGCCAGTTCCGGTGGGGGCACCGGCTGTTCCGCGGCCGTGGTCTGCTCGGGCTTCGAGGACCAGAGCGGCAGCAGCCTGGGCGGTGACTGGACCGTCGCCGCCCCCGACTGCTCGGGCGCCGGCACGGTGACCGTCGACACTACGGTCGCCCACGGCGGCAGTCGCTCGCTGCGGATCGACGGCCGGGCCGGCTACTGCAACCACGTGTTCGCGGCCACCACCAAGAACGTCTCCGCCGTCGGCCCCGTGGTCTACGGCCGGTACTGGGTCCGCCACACCACCGCGCTGCCGGCCGACCACATCGCCATGGTCACCATGGAGGACGCCGCCAACGGCAACAAGCACCTGCGCCTGGGCGGCCAGAACGGCGCCCTGCAGTGGAACCGCGAGTCCGACGACGCCACGCTGCCCGCGCAGAGCCCGGTCGGCGTCGCGCAGAGCGTGCCGCTGCCGGTCAACCAGTGGTCCTGCGTCCGCTTCGCCGTCGACACCACCAGGCAGTCCATGGACACCTGGCTGAACGACCGGCAGGTGCCCGGCCTGCACGACGACGGCGTCCCCACCGCGGACATCGACCAGCAGTGGCTCACCCGCACCACCGCCCCGCGGCCGACCACCCTGGACCTCGGCTGGGAGTCCTACGGCAACGGCGCCGACACCCTCTGGTACGACGACGTGGCCCTGGGCTCCGCACCGATCGCCTGCTGA
- a CDS encoding nucleotide disphospho-sugar-binding domain-containing protein, translating into MLFTGPAAPTHLFPMVPTAQALRAAGHEVLFASPAPFDQLRQAGFPIVEIGDGRSLRDSFEAVTPAGESVRYARPHLTQDEILDRAAVAFAHASRATVDGLYAVADEWGADLLVHDSCLASAQLVAAKLKIPAALHNFGFSSGLDLAARLADHFTDLYEAHGVAGPAATTPLNIVPESLGGDPGGLRMRYLPYNGGGVVPADLLRRGGRPRVAVTLGTVVTEVDGVDAIARLVAAAAEVDADFLLAVGGADLAALGPLPANVRPLPWVPLAELLRVCDAVVHHGGSGSALTALQAGIPQLVLPQGADNFIVADTLVAAGAGLRATSGDVDTALLARLATDPALRAAATRLRAENEALPTPAASVPAIEALAADRR; encoded by the coding sequence ATGCTCTTCACCGGACCGGCCGCGCCCACCCACCTGTTCCCGATGGTGCCGACCGCGCAGGCGCTGCGGGCCGCCGGTCACGAGGTGCTGTTCGCCTCGCCGGCGCCCTTCGACCAGCTCCGCCAGGCCGGGTTCCCGATCGTCGAGATCGGTGACGGCCGTTCGCTGCGCGACTCGTTCGAGGCGGTCACCCCCGCGGGGGAGTCCGTCCGCTACGCCCGGCCGCACCTGACCCAGGACGAGATCCTCGACCGGGCGGCGGTCGCCTTCGCCCACGCCTCCCGGGCCACCGTGGACGGCCTGTACGCCGTCGCCGACGAGTGGGGGGCGGACCTGCTGGTGCACGACTCCTGCCTGGCGTCCGCCCAACTGGTCGCCGCCAAGCTGAAGATCCCGGCCGCGCTGCACAACTTCGGCTTCAGCTCCGGCCTGGACCTGGCGGCCCGGCTGGCCGACCACTTCACCGACCTCTACGAGGCGCACGGCGTCGCGGGACCGGCCGCCACCACCCCGCTGAACATCGTCCCGGAGTCGCTCGGCGGCGACCCCGGCGGGCTGCGGATGCGTTACCTGCCCTACAACGGCGGCGGCGTGGTGCCCGCCGACCTGCTGCGTCGCGGCGGGCGGCCCCGGGTCGCCGTCACGCTGGGCACCGTGGTCACCGAGGTGGACGGCGTGGACGCGATCGCCCGGCTGGTGGCCGCCGCCGCCGAGGTCGACGCGGACTTCCTGCTCGCCGTCGGCGGCGCCGACCTCGCCGCCCTCGGTCCCCTCCCGGCCAATGTCCGGCCGCTGCCCTGGGTGCCGCTGGCGGAACTGCTGCGGGTCTGCGACGCGGTGGTGCACCACGGCGGCTCCGGCAGCGCGCTCACCGCCCTCCAGGCCGGCATCCCGCAGCTCGTGCTGCCCCAGGGCGCCGACAACTTCATCGTCGCCGACACCCTGGTCGCGGCCGGCGCGGGCCTGCGCGCCACCTCCGGCGACGTCGACACCGCCCTGCTCGCCCGCCTGGCCACCGACCCGGCCCTGCGCGCCGCCGCCACCCGGCTGCGTGCCGAGAACGAGGCCCTGCCGACCCCCGCCGCGTCCGTCCCCGCGATCGAGGCCCTGGCGGCCGACCGCCGCTGA
- a CDS encoding cytochrome P450 — MNGSAADPEGAPEGASAEVRAALAAVFDPGLRADPYGPLAVLREAAPVLYDEESGTRFLTGFADCQAVLAGPDFVVPDGPWLARERPEWAARPAADFFYASLLGTNGAAHERLRGPLTAVFGPRRAVELSAGVEKVVDELLDRFEDATSDGGAADFQALVGYPLPVAVVGELIGVPRAEQERFHRLGRDAARLLEPVRSDEDWRRADTAVTALREYFTGLLRERRARPAEDLASALLARAGAAGPASARRVGERAAGPSGGRERPPAARERPPTESELPLGERELADLLLLVFVAGFETTAGLLGTAVSALLAHPEQAALLRADPGLLPGAVEEALRWDGPVLMTERLAARPTEVGGVAVPAGGSVTAVLGAANRDPRRYPDPDAFLVTRPDVHVLSFGAGPHYCFGAALARLEAAVLLGRLSTRFPRLAPAGPPVRRASACLRSFDVLPLAATG; from the coding sequence GTGAACGGTTCTGCGGCTGACCCGGAGGGTGCGCCGGAGGGGGCGTCGGCGGAGGTGCGGGCCGCCCTGGCGGCGGTCTTCGACCCCGGGCTCCGGGCCGATCCGTACGGGCCGCTGGCGGTGCTGCGCGAGGCCGCCCCGGTGCTGTACGACGAGGAGTCGGGGACGCGGTTCCTGACCGGGTTCGCCGACTGCCAGGCCGTGCTGGCGGGCCCCGACTTCGTGGTGCCGGACGGGCCGTGGCTGGCGCGGGAGCGTCCCGAGTGGGCGGCCCGCCCGGCGGCGGACTTCTTCTACGCCTCACTGCTGGGGACGAACGGGGCCGCGCACGAGCGGCTGCGCGGGCCGCTGACGGCCGTGTTCGGGCCGCGCCGGGCGGTGGAGCTGTCGGCGGGCGTGGAGAAGGTCGTCGACGAATTGCTCGACCGTTTCGAGGACGCCACCTCGGACGGCGGGGCGGCGGATTTCCAGGCGCTGGTCGGGTACCCGCTGCCGGTCGCGGTGGTCGGCGAGCTGATCGGGGTGCCCCGGGCGGAGCAGGAGCGCTTCCACCGGCTGGGGCGGGACGCCGCGCGGCTGCTGGAACCGGTGCGCTCGGACGAGGACTGGCGGCGGGCGGACACCGCGGTGACCGCGCTGCGGGAGTACTTCACCGGCCTGCTGCGCGAACGCCGCGCCCGCCCGGCCGAGGACCTCGCCTCCGCGCTGCTGGCCCGCGCGGGGGCGGCCGGGCCCGCCTCCGCGCGGCGGGTCGGCGAGCGGGCCGCCGGCCCGTCCGGCGGACGCGAACGGCCGCCCGCCGCCCGCGAGCGGCCACCCACCGAGAGCGAACTACCGCTCGGCGAGCGGGAGTTGGCGGATCTGCTGCTGCTGGTCTTCGTCGCCGGGTTCGAGACCACGGCCGGCCTGCTGGGCACCGCGGTGTCCGCGCTGCTGGCCCACCCGGAGCAGGCCGCGCTGCTGCGGGCCGACCCGGGGCTGCTGCCCGGCGCGGTCGAGGAGGCGCTGCGCTGGGACGGGCCGGTGCTGATGACCGAGCGGCTGGCCGCCCGTCCCACCGAGGTGGGCGGGGTGGCCGTCCCGGCCGGGGGCAGCGTGACCGCGGTGCTGGGCGCCGCGAACCGGGACCCGCGCCGCTACCCGGACCCGGACGCGTTCCTGGTCACCCGCCCGGACGTCCACGTGCTGAGCTTCGGCGCCGGGCCGCACTACTGCTTCGGCGCGGCCCTGGCCCGGCTGGAGGCGGCCGTCCTGCTGGGCCGGCTGTCGACCCGCTTCCCCCGGCTCGCCCCGGCCGGGCCGCCGGTGCGCCGCGCCTCCGCCTGCCTGCGCTCGTTCGACGTGCTGCCGCTGGCGGCCACCGGCTAG